The genomic region AAATAAGAACAGCAGCTATGCTGCACCTCTGCCAAATATCGCAGAGTTCTTAGGCTAGTCCTGCTCTTTGAAGCTCTGAGCTATCCTTTTAGCCTAACAAAAAGACAAGGTTaaagagttttttaaagaaacaatagtTGGGCCAggatggtggctcaggcctgtaatcccagcactttgggaggccaaggcggcggattctttgaggccaggagttcaacatcagcctggccaagatggcaaaatcccatctctactaaaaatacaaaaattagccaggtgcggtgacacacacctgtagtcccagctacatcaggaagctgaggcaggagaatcccttgaacccaggaggcagaagctgcagtgaactgagatcgcaccactatgctccagcctggatgacagagcgagacgctatctcaaaaaaaagagaaacagctgGGAGGCTGACACGAGttgattgcctgaactcaggagttcgagaccagcctaggcaacatggcgaaacctagtctctactaaaaatacaaaaattagccagcgtggtgacACACCGGCTACtacagctattcgggaggctgagacatgagaactgctcgagcccagaaggtggagggcagaggttgcagcgagccgagatcgcaccattgcactactcCAGCTTggaaacagtgagactctgacaggcagggcagggcagggcagttGGGTCACgcatggtggcttaggcctgtgatcccagcacttgggaggattgctcgagctcaggagttcgagaccagcctgggcaacatggtaaaacctcgtgtctactaaaaatacaaaaattagctgggtgtggtggtgcacgcctgtagttccagctacttgagaggctgagatgggaggactgctagaacctgggagttggaggctgcagtgagctatgatcatgccactgcactacagcctaggcagcagaacaagaccctgtctctaaaaacaagaacaaaatcaCTAGTTGTGCCTGTTTATTGtcacaaaatattacaaaagttTTTCGGCAAACAACTAAATATGGAATTACAATAAATGAGGGAAATATATAATCTTGTACATTATTGAAACCACTGAAAGTTTATTCAAATTTTTGTGCAAAGGATTTATTAGCATCAATGCcattcatgaaatatttatcattactACAAtactgaaggaaggaaaaatattagTTCAGCACGTATTTTAATGTTGCAAAGAAATGACAACTCAGCAAGCTTTAGAAAACGGCAGAGACAGGGTCATAACAGAAGCAATGAAGACTCCTGGATTTACCCGAGGACACCCTACGGCCAGCGGCTTGGTCTCTCCCAGAATCAGTTTCCAGACTTGCTCAGCCTGTGGCAGAGCCCAGGGACCATGCAGGAAGAAGCCGGAATATGCTTGATTTTGGAATTGGTCATTTTAAGATGCTTTTAGTAAGATGGTTTCACGTCTACGCCCAAGTCTTGCCAACCAAGCAGCATCCACGTGAACAGCTCGGAGACTCCTGTACAGGAGAGCAGGGAAGAGCGGTGGAAAGGTGCCCTCTACGAGCAGCAGTGCCCAGGAGCACTGGCCACCTCCCTGCACACCAGATACCCTCTCCCGCCCCACAGGAGATCACTTAGTTTCTCCACCTTGCAGCGGCAGTGGGGCTCAGAGTCACCCACAGTCCACACATCCCTCTGTTCACAGCCTGCCTCCAGCGTGGCTCCCTCCACCTACAAACCCCCACCAAGTGGTCAACGCTGGGATGACGAAACCTTTCAGATATTACATACTTTGCAAGGCCTGGAAATAAGCTACTGCGTTGGTCTAAAGCtactccagccatgtgaagaaacAAGAATGTGCCCTGAAGAGGACTGTGGAGAAACCTCTGAGGCCTCCTTCCAGAGCAAGGCCCACTCACTTGACCAGATTCCTCATGATGTTCAGGGAGGATCCTCTGTACCCCGATCCAAAATGATTCCAGTGGTTCAGGTAGTGAAAGAGCTGATACAACTGAAGGCGCTTCTCGAATCCGGGGGCCTTGGGGATTTTGCCGTGGTAGGCGGAGTAAAAGGAGCTGCTAAAGCCCCCAAACATGCCAGCTATTGCCAGCTCATATTCTGAGTGGCCGTAGAAAGAAGCTGGGTCAAAAATGACCGGCCCAGAGGAATCCTCTGCTACGTTTCCGCCCCAGAGATCCCCGTGGAGTAAGGCTGGGATGATCTGCAGGTCACGGAACAGGTCAGGGATCTTTAACTGCAGGGAGGAAAATGGAGCCTCAGCAAATTGATCAAAGCATGCACGAGGGGTGCCCATGTTTCCCTAAGCACCGCTCCAGGTGCCCGCCCCCAGCCCAGGCAGCAGCAGATAGGACACCGCCAGGCACCCGCTTCCCATCCAGAACCAGACCCAGAGGTGGCCTCACATGCCCTGGCACCTCCCCGACCTCAGGCAAGAGAGGCGTGTGGCAGGTGCTGGGCGTGCAGTGAAGCCCTGCTCACCTGCAGAGCAGACCAAAGCTGGAGGGCCTCCCTGTCCCCAGACTCCTTCTCCACCATGTCCATCTGGGGCTGAATGCGCTGCCGGGCATAGAACACAACCCAGTCCTCCTGCCAGTCATTCACCTGCACAGtaacagcaaaagcaaaagcgGAGCTCACTGGAAAATGCCAGAAGTGAGGGAGAGCTCAGCTACCCACAAGGATCTGAAAGTGGAGAGGGCTGCAGGGGCGGCACGTGGAAGGGGTGGCAgtcacaggaggctgaggggggaacCACATCCCGGGGGAAACCGGAGTCTCATGGACATGCTGAGACCTCAGATCCTATCCCGGGAGTAGTGGGAAGCATGGAGATGCTTCAGGATCCACTCTGTAGCCTTCCAAGAATGAAGGCttctagaacattttctttctttctttctcttttttgagatggagt from Piliocolobus tephrosceles isolate RC106 unplaced genomic scaffold, ASM277652v3 unscaffolded_26050, whole genome shotgun sequence harbors:
- the LOC111527652 gene encoding ketosamine-3-kinase isoform X1; its protein translation is MDMVEKESGDREALQLWSALQLKIPDLFRDLQIIPALLHGDLWGGNVAEDSSGPVIFDPASFYGHSEYELAIAGMFGGFSSSFYSAYHGKIPKAPGFEKRLQLYQLFHYLNHWNHFGSGYRGSSLNIMRNLVKSLRAVHVDAAWLARLGRRRETILLKAS
- the LOC111527652 gene encoding ketosamine-3-kinase isoform X2; translation: MDMVEKESGDREALQLWSALQLKIPDLFRDLQIIPALLHGDLWGGNVAEDSSGPVIFDPASFYGHSEYELAIAGMFGGFSSSFYSAYHGKIPKAPGFEKRLQLYQLFHYLNHWNHFGSGYRGSSLNIMRNLVK